In Canis lupus baileyi chromosome X, mCanLup2.hap1, whole genome shotgun sequence, one DNA window encodes the following:
- the LOC140628780 gene encoding histone H2B type W-T-like, with translation MAEPGCETSSEECLGTKEPREAEPETPKRKKPRRQCHRRCRRSRSDSFAIYFPRVLKQVDEGLSLSQKAVSIMDSFVKDIFERIADEASRLARSTKRSTITSREIQTAVRLLLPGEIGKYAVSEATKALMRYTFSK, from the coding sequence ATGGCTGAGCCTGGCTGTGAGACCTCTTCGGAGGAATGCCTGGGCACTAAAGAGCCCAGGGAAGCCGAACCAGAGACCCCGAAGAGGAAGAAGCCAAGGCGTCAATGCCACCGTCGCTGCCGGCGCAGCCGCTCAGACAGTTTCGCCATCTACTTCCCCAGGGTTCTGAAGCAGGTTGACGAGGGTCTGAGCCTCTCACAGAAGGCTGTGAGCATCATGGATTCGTTCGTTAAGGACATCTTCGAGCGCATCGCTGACGAGGCCTCTCGCCTGGCCCGCTCCACCAAGCGCTCCACCATCACCTCCAGGGAGATCCAGACCGCCGTACGCCTGCTGCTGCCGGGGGAGATTGGCAAGTACGCGGTGTCTGAGGCCACCAAGGCCCTCATGAGGTACACCTTTAGCAAgtga
- the LOC140627396 gene encoding histone H2B-like, protein MAEPGCETSWEESLVTEEPGGSLSGEPSAGAAEAPMPLPPLPPSPPPPLQSPPPPPPTPPPGPLLRQFRHLFPRVLKKVHEGLSLSQKALRVTDSFINDIFERIIDEASRLAHSTITSREIQTAMHLLLPGGIGKHVVSEASEAFIWYARRQ, encoded by the coding sequence ATGGCTGAGCCTGGCTGTGAGACCTCTTGGGAGGAAAGCCTGGTTACGGAGGAGCCAGGCGGCAGCCTATCAGGAGAGCCCTCAGCAGGAGCAGCCGAGGCGCCAATGCCGTTACCGCCGCTGCCGCCGTCACCACCGCCACCGCTGCAgtcaccaccgccaccaccaccaactCCGCCGCCGGGTCCGCTGCTCAGGCAGTTTCGCCACCTATTTCCCAGGGTTCTGAAGAAGGTTCATGAGGGCCTGAGCCTCTCGCAGAAGGCCCTGAGAGTCACAGATTCGTTCATTAATGACATCTTCGAGCGCATCATCGACGAGGCCTCTCGCCTGGCCCACTCCACCATCACCTCCAGGGAGATCCAGACCGCCATGCATCTGCTGCTGCCAGGGGGGATTGGCAAGCATGTCGTGTCTGAGGCCTCCGAGGCCTTCATCTGGTACGCCAGACGCCAATGA